A stretch of Arachis hypogaea cultivar Tifrunner chromosome 15, arahy.Tifrunner.gnm2.J5K5, whole genome shotgun sequence DNA encodes these proteins:
- the LOC112747619 gene encoding protein FAR1-RELATED SEQUENCE 5-like isoform X1 — translation MEFESLSLANEVIEFDMIGLGDDGAIDIEHHVEDDDDYISVDNVFAATAATNIAATVGPQIPIGDTNLEPYQGMEFESEEAAKAFYNSYARRIGFSTRVSMSRRSRRDGAIIQRSFVCAKEGFRMEKEKNSLDGRVKRPRAETRVGCKAMLVVKIQVSGRWVVSSFVKEHNHELVPPDKVHCLRSHRHVSGPAKSLIDTLQGAGIGPSGIMSALIKEYGGISNIGFTERDCRNYMRSSRQRTLGGDTQILLDYLKSKQAKNPLFFYAVQGDEDRYMSNIFWADPKARTNYTYFGDTVTFDTTYRSNRYRLPFAPFTGVNHHGQPVLFGCALLINESEASFVWLFKMWLEAMSGQSPVSITTDHDRVIRVAINRVFPNTRHRFCKWHIFKECQEKLSHVLSEHVNFEADLHKCVNLPESIDEFESCWSSLIDSYNLREHEWLQAIYGDRRQWVPVYLRDTFFAEMSITQRSDSINSYFDGYINASTTLQHFVKQYEKALESRLEKEVKADYDTINTTPVLNTPSPMEKQAAGIYTKRLFIKFQEELVETLTYLANKVGEEEITSVYRVAKYGDIHRAYFVRFNSFEMKVTCSCQMFEFLGLVCRHILTVFRVTNILTLPSHYILKRWTRNAKSGVILDEHTPDLLNGARESLTIRYNNLRHEALKYVDDGIRSPRVYDVAMSALQEAANKVARATKNDGRLVISNGTYKEDLRWNNEATTSYRDPQTSLQQSSSKDDHDRTIEKLTRQLDRAQRKCEVYRSNLLSILKDMEEQKLELSVKVQNIKLGMKD, via the exons ATGGAGTTTGAATCTCTGAGTCTGGCCAATGAGGTCATTGAATTTGATATGATTGGTTTGGGGGATGATGGTGCCATTGATATTGAACATCAtgttgaagatgatgatgactATATCAGTGTTGACAATGTTTTTGCTGCTACTGCCGCCACCAATATAGCTGCCACTGTTGGACCTCAAATTCCTATAGGGGACACAAATCTTGAACCTTATCAGGGCATGGAATTTGAATCAGAAGAGGCTGCTAAGGCGTTTTATAATTCCTATGCTCGCCGCATTGGATTTAGTACGAGGGTGAGTATGTCCCGTCGCTCCAGACGTGATGGTGCTATAATTCAGAGGTCTTTTGTGTGTGCCAAGGAAGGTTTTCGTatggagaaggagaagaattcTCTTGATGGCAGAGTCAAACGACCTCGTGCTGAAACTCGTGTTGGTTGCAAGGCCATGTTGGTTGTGAAAATTCAAGTGTCTGGCAGATGGGTTGTTTCTTCATTTGTCAAGGAGCACAACCATGAATTGGTTCCACCTGATAAGGTGCATTGCCTTCGCTCTCACCGCCATGTTTCGGGTCCAGCTAAATCATTGATTGATACCTTGCAGGGTGCTGGAATAGGGCCTAGTGGAATTATGTCTGCACTTATCAAAGAATATGGTGGAATTAGCAACATTGGGTTCACTGAGCGTGACTGTAGGAACTACATGAGGAGCAGCCGGCAAAGGACCCTTGGTGGTGACACTCAAATCCTCTTGGATTACTTGAAGAGTAAACAAGCTAAGAATCCTTTGTTTTTCTATGCCGTACAAGGTGATGAGGATCGCTACATGAGTAATATCTTCTGGGCTGATCCTAAGGCCAGGACTAACTACACTTATTTTGGTGACACTGTCACATTTGACACAACATATAGGTCAAACCGCTATAGATTGCCTTTTGCACCTTTCACTGGAGTAAATCATCACGGACAGCCTGTATTATTTGGTTGTGCTCTCTTGATAAATGAATCCGAAGCATCGTTTGTCTGGCTCTTCAAAATGTGGCTTGAAGCGATGTCAGGGCAATCTCCAGTCTCAATCACTACTGATCATGATCGGGTGATTCGCGTAGCCATTAACCGTGTCTTTCCTAATACCCGTCATCGGTTTTGCAAGTGGCACATTTTTAAAGAGTGCCAAGAGAAGTTGTCTCATGTGCTTTCTGAACATGTTAATTTTGAAGCTGACCTTCATAAATGTGTTAATCTGCCAGAGTCCATTGATGAGTTTGAGTCTTGTTGGTCCTCCCTAATAGATAGTTATAATCTCAGAGAACATGAATGGCTCCAAGCAATTTATGGTGATAGGCGGCAGTGGGTTCCCGTGTACTTGAGAGACACATTTTTTGCAGAAATGTCGATAACACAGCGAAGTGATAGCATAAACTCTTACTTTGATGGGTATATTAATGCATCAACAACACTTCAGCATTTTGTTAAGCAGTATGAGAAGGCCCTAGAAAGTCGTCTTGAGAAAGAAGTTAAAGCTGATTATGACACAATAAACACCACTCCAGTTTTGAACACACCATCACCTATGGAGAAACAAGCAGCTGGGATTTACACAAAGAGATTGTTTATCAAATTTCAAGAAGAGTTGGTTGAGACATTAACTTATTTGGCAAACAAAGTAGGTGAAGAAGAAATAACTTCTGTGTATAGAGTAGCCAAATATGGGGATATTCATAGGGCTTACTTTGTCAGATTTAACTCTTTTGAGATGAAGGTTACTTGTAGTTGCCAGATGTTTGAGTTTTTGGGTCTGGTTTGTAGACATATACTGACTGTTTTTAGGGTGACAAATATTCTTACTTTACCTTCTCATTATATTCTAAAAAGATGGACCAGGAATGCTAAAAGTGGAGTCATCTTGGATGAACACACCCCTGATTTGCTAAATGGTGCACGAGAATCTCTAACTATACGATATAATAATCTTCGTCATGAGGCCCTTAAGTATGTTGATGACGGAATAAGGTCTCCAAGAGTTTACGATGTTGCTATGAGTGCGCTACaggaggctgcaaataaagtggCACGAGCGACTAAGAATGATGGAAGACTGGTCATTTCAAATGGAACTTATAAAGAAGATTTACGGTGGAACAATGAAGCTACTACAAGTTACAGGGATCCTCAAACCAGTTTGCAACAATCTTCATCCAAG GATGACCACGACAGAACAATTGAGAAGTTGACAAGACAACTTGACCGAGCTCAAAGGAAGTGTGAAGTTTATAGGTCAAACTTGCTGTCAATTCTAAAAGACATGGAAGAGCAGAAGCTAGAATTATCAGtaaaagtccaaaatatcaagtTAGGGATGAAAGATTGA
- the LOC112747619 gene encoding protein FAR1-RELATED SEQUENCE 5-like isoform X2, which yields MEFESLSLANEVIEFDMIGLGDDGAIDIEHHVEDDDDYISVDNVFAATAATNIAATVGPQIPIGDTNLEPYQGMEFESEEAAKAFYNSYARRIGFSTRVSMSRRSRRDGAIIQRSFVCAKEGFRMEKEKNSLDGRVKRPRAETRVGCKAMLVVKIQVSGRWVVSSFVKEHNHELVPPDKGAGIGPSGIMSALIKEYGGISNIGFTERDCRNYMRSSRQRTLGGDTQILLDYLKSKQAKNPLFFYAVQGDEDRYMSNIFWADPKARTNYTYFGDTVTFDTTYRSNRYRLPFAPFTGVNHHGQPVLFGCALLINESEASFVWLFKMWLEAMSGQSPVSITTDHDRVIRVAINRVFPNTRHRFCKWHIFKECQEKLSHVLSEHVNFEADLHKCVNLPESIDEFESCWSSLIDSYNLREHEWLQAIYGDRRQWVPVYLRDTFFAEMSITQRSDSINSYFDGYINASTTLQHFVKQYEKALESRLEKEVKADYDTINTTPVLNTPSPMEKQAAGIYTKRLFIKFQEELVETLTYLANKVGEEEITSVYRVAKYGDIHRAYFVRFNSFEMKVTCSCQMFEFLGLVCRHILTVFRVTNILTLPSHYILKRWTRNAKSGVILDEHTPDLLNGARESLTIRYNNLRHEALKYVDDGIRSPRVYDVAMSALQEAANKVARATKNDGRLVISNGTYKEDLRWNNEATTSYRDPQTSLQQSSSKDDHDRTIEKLTRQLDRAQRKCEVYRSNLLSILKDMEEQKLELSVKVQNIKLGMKD from the exons ATGGAGTTTGAATCTCTGAGTCTGGCCAATGAGGTCATTGAATTTGATATGATTGGTTTGGGGGATGATGGTGCCATTGATATTGAACATCAtgttgaagatgatgatgactATATCAGTGTTGACAATGTTTTTGCTGCTACTGCCGCCACCAATATAGCTGCCACTGTTGGACCTCAAATTCCTATAGGGGACACAAATCTTGAACCTTATCAGGGCATGGAATTTGAATCAGAAGAGGCTGCTAAGGCGTTTTATAATTCCTATGCTCGCCGCATTGGATTTAGTACGAGGGTGAGTATGTCCCGTCGCTCCAGACGTGATGGTGCTATAATTCAGAGGTCTTTTGTGTGTGCCAAGGAAGGTTTTCGTatggagaaggagaagaattcTCTTGATGGCAGAGTCAAACGACCTCGTGCTGAAACTCGTGTTGGTTGCAAGGCCATGTTGGTTGTGAAAATTCAAGTGTCTGGCAGATGGGTTGTTTCTTCATTTGTCAAGGAGCACAACCATGAATTGGTTCCACCTGATAAG GGTGCTGGAATAGGGCCTAGTGGAATTATGTCTGCACTTATCAAAGAATATGGTGGAATTAGCAACATTGGGTTCACTGAGCGTGACTGTAGGAACTACATGAGGAGCAGCCGGCAAAGGACCCTTGGTGGTGACACTCAAATCCTCTTGGATTACTTGAAGAGTAAACAAGCTAAGAATCCTTTGTTTTTCTATGCCGTACAAGGTGATGAGGATCGCTACATGAGTAATATCTTCTGGGCTGATCCTAAGGCCAGGACTAACTACACTTATTTTGGTGACACTGTCACATTTGACACAACATATAGGTCAAACCGCTATAGATTGCCTTTTGCACCTTTCACTGGAGTAAATCATCACGGACAGCCTGTATTATTTGGTTGTGCTCTCTTGATAAATGAATCCGAAGCATCGTTTGTCTGGCTCTTCAAAATGTGGCTTGAAGCGATGTCAGGGCAATCTCCAGTCTCAATCACTACTGATCATGATCGGGTGATTCGCGTAGCCATTAACCGTGTCTTTCCTAATACCCGTCATCGGTTTTGCAAGTGGCACATTTTTAAAGAGTGCCAAGAGAAGTTGTCTCATGTGCTTTCTGAACATGTTAATTTTGAAGCTGACCTTCATAAATGTGTTAATCTGCCAGAGTCCATTGATGAGTTTGAGTCTTGTTGGTCCTCCCTAATAGATAGTTATAATCTCAGAGAACATGAATGGCTCCAAGCAATTTATGGTGATAGGCGGCAGTGGGTTCCCGTGTACTTGAGAGACACATTTTTTGCAGAAATGTCGATAACACAGCGAAGTGATAGCATAAACTCTTACTTTGATGGGTATATTAATGCATCAACAACACTTCAGCATTTTGTTAAGCAGTATGAGAAGGCCCTAGAAAGTCGTCTTGAGAAAGAAGTTAAAGCTGATTATGACACAATAAACACCACTCCAGTTTTGAACACACCATCACCTATGGAGAAACAAGCAGCTGGGATTTACACAAAGAGATTGTTTATCAAATTTCAAGAAGAGTTGGTTGAGACATTAACTTATTTGGCAAACAAAGTAGGTGAAGAAGAAATAACTTCTGTGTATAGAGTAGCCAAATATGGGGATATTCATAGGGCTTACTTTGTCAGATTTAACTCTTTTGAGATGAAGGTTACTTGTAGTTGCCAGATGTTTGAGTTTTTGGGTCTGGTTTGTAGACATATACTGACTGTTTTTAGGGTGACAAATATTCTTACTTTACCTTCTCATTATATTCTAAAAAGATGGACCAGGAATGCTAAAAGTGGAGTCATCTTGGATGAACACACCCCTGATTTGCTAAATGGTGCACGAGAATCTCTAACTATACGATATAATAATCTTCGTCATGAGGCCCTTAAGTATGTTGATGACGGAATAAGGTCTCCAAGAGTTTACGATGTTGCTATGAGTGCGCTACaggaggctgcaaataaagtggCACGAGCGACTAAGAATGATGGAAGACTGGTCATTTCAAATGGAACTTATAAAGAAGATTTACGGTGGAACAATGAAGCTACTACAAGTTACAGGGATCCTCAAACCAGTTTGCAACAATCTTCATCCAAG GATGACCACGACAGAACAATTGAGAAGTTGACAAGACAACTTGACCGAGCTCAAAGGAAGTGTGAAGTTTATAGGTCAAACTTGCTGTCAATTCTAAAAGACATGGAAGAGCAGAAGCTAGAATTATCAGtaaaagtccaaaatatcaagtTAGGGATGAAAGATTGA
- the LOC112747620 gene encoding protein PIN-LIKES 3-like produces the protein MGLLDLFYVASLPVIKVLLITAVGLFLALENVNLLGKDARIQVNHLVHYVFNPALVGGNLADTITFENFVTLWFMPVNILITFIIGSILGWILVKITRAPKNLEGLIIGVCSAGNLGNLPIIIIPAICKDKGSPFGDPDVCYKYGMAYASLSMAIGAVYIWSYVYNIMRVSASKFHRESTASIHSIHSIHASGELLGPFPDECSPESPSKYPAKEDDSYNQLLSSTEAGEKSKVSMTDKIKQKFKAIFFNSNIKAVFSPATLGAIVGFIVGVISPLRNLLIGSNAPLHVVEDSVTMVGEAAIPTITLIMGANLLKGLKGARTPFWTVIGILVVRYILLPILGVLIVKWATQLGLVPADPLYQFMLLLQYALPPAMAIATIAQLFGAGESECSIIMLWTYILASVAVTLWSTYFMWLVA, from the exons ATGGGGCTTCTGGATCTTTTCTATGTTGCTTCTTTGCCAGTCATCAAAGTTTTGTTAATCACTGCAGTTGGATTgtttcttgctcttgaaaatgTCAACTTGTTAGGAAAAGATGCAAGGATTCAAGTCAATCAT CTTGTGCATTATGTGTTCAATCCTGCACTGGTTGGAGGAAATTTGGCAGATACTATAACATTTGAGAATTTTGTTACACT gTGGTTTATGCCAGTGAACATTCTCATTACATTTATAATAGGGTCAATTTTGGGATGGATCCTAGTCAAAATCACAAGGGCTCCCAAAAACCTAGAAGGTTTGATAATTGGTGTCTGTTCTGCAG GAAACTTAGGAAACTTGCCTATAATCATTATCCCTGCTATATGCAAAGATAAAGGTAGCCCTTTTGGAGATCCTGATGTCTGCTACAAATATGGGATGGCATATGCTTCACTATCTATGGCT ATTGGAGCAGTTTATATATGGAGTTATGTTTATAACATAATGAGGGTTTCAGCAAGTAAATTCCACAGAGAAAGTACTGCAAGCATTCATTCCATTCATTCTATCCATGCTTCAGGGGAGTTATTAGGGCCGTTCCCTGACGAATGCTCGCCAGAGTCGCCGTCCAAGTATCCGGCGAAAGAGGATGATTCATACAACCAACTACTTTCTTCCACAGAAGCTGGAGAAAAATCTAAG GTATCAATGACagataaaataaagcaaaaattCAAAGCAATTTTCTTCAACTCCAATATCAAAGCCGTATTTTCGCCTGCAACTCTTGGAGCG ATTGTTGGATTCATTGTTGGTGTAATTTCCCCGCTACGTAATCTCCTGATTGGAAGCAATGCTCCACTTCATGTGGTTGAAGATTCTGTTACTATGGTGGG TGAAGCAGCAATTCCAACCATCACCCTTATTATGGGTGCAAACCTCCTTAAAG GGTTGAAGGGAGCAAGAACTCCATTTTGGACGGTCATAGGAATTTTGGTAGTGAGATACATTTTGCTGCCAATTTTGGGTGTTCTGATTGTTAAATGGGCTACACAATTGGGTTTGGTGCCTGCAGATCCCTTATATCAGTTTATGCTGCTGCTTCAATATGCACTTCCACCAGCTATGGCTATAG CAACCATAGCACAGTTGTTCGGAGCTGGTGAAAGTGAATGTTCAATTATCATGTTATGGACATATATTTTGGCTTCAGTTGCAGTGACACTTTGGTCAACCTATTTCATGTGGCTTGTCGCTTAA